From Fundulus heteroclitus isolate FHET01 chromosome 14, MU-UCD_Fhet_4.1, whole genome shotgun sequence, the proteins below share one genomic window:
- the LOC105929785 gene encoding ubiquitin carboxyl-terminal hydrolase 26 isoform X1 translates to MSLGCSPEAKYHGLFNYGATCYLNSVLQVLFMTEEFREAVNRSSRPNKNYIDHHLKELFRDLLTRTASTHDILTTLEVNNVNVQQDAAEYFERILNKTSENAAQIFHGQLTHRTTCLKCQREADNEGPFWHLPLELGASSGENYSVENGINMFFTPMTFEGENQMYCENCDAKVDATTKYVITHHPDVLLLLLKRFDFSYKYMSYIKINCDVDIPHTLKIPENQTYELYAVVEHVGDLRGGHYTAIIKPKDEEARWYTFNDTHVTPLCQIPFLNNRNTEKSSNAYLLFYRKKGSGTMEACSIRDQNLCTTQDSGGQWKGDNTETAIGNLYKMNGSTQNSCNKTQMKPEARGPGKGELNQPEEIVSVEKEIDSQNKWSDEQRLIEGSKQPDKEVSYRKEDRSSERDCSAQCPESKRFNNPPQKSLNQDGPHLDDYHQRRNKRTADASKTQKQERNDDGGANLHQDSPKVDGSGEGKQQEDQRQTTGNSERDKNGTEKKGDKDYAFRTRKDLSSSSKYKHVNAEEDSQAGKRGKPGAEYSDSPTQPYHHESLKDTQKRQIRQKGQTSHPTQNELDLKKTAKPSDKRGAPFTEHQWAERDKETSQQKLQVDTSEGSQVAAATGHHSKQSLLDVKTVDEKILNVYSSGKKKKKIQIITTIEETLYGSIKRNNKNNEDNITRKFSMADHFLNPFHQKNNITHQRKPSEEQMKTDTVRE, encoded by the exons ATGAGCTTGGGCTGTTCTCCAG AGGCTAAGTACCACGGCCTGTTCAACTATGGGGCAACGTGTTACCTGAACAGTGTGCTGCAGGTTCTGTTCATGACTGAAGAATTCAGAGAAGCTGTGAacag GTCTTCTCGTCctaataaaaattatattgatcatcatcttaaagaattgtttagAGATTTACTGACACGGACAGCATCTACACATGACATATTGACAACACTAGAAGTCAACAACG TGAATGTACAGCAAGATGCTGCTGAGTACTTTGAGAGGATCTTAAATAAGACCAGTGAAAATGCAGCACAG ATCTTCCATGGACAGCTGACTCACAGGACCAcctgtttaaaatgtcagaGAGAGGCTGACAATGAAGGGCCATTCTGGCATCTTCCTCTTGAACTGGGAGCTTCCAGTGGTGAAAACTACAGCGTG gagAATGGcatcaacatgttttttacACCAATGACGTTTGAGGGAGAAAACCAGATGTACTGTGAGAATTGTGATGCTAAAGTTGATGCCACCACA AAATATGTAATAACTCACCATCCAGATGTCCTGCTTCTTCTGCTGAAGAGGTTTGACTTCAGCTACAAGTACATGTCATACATCAAAATCAACTGTGACGTCGATATTCCCCACACCTTAAAGATACCAGAG aatcagacatatgAGCTCTATGCAGTTGTGGAGCATGTTGGGGATCTCAGAGGTGGGCATTACACTGCCATAATCAAACCGAAAGATGAGGAAGCACGGTGGTACACCTTTAATGACACTCATGTCACACCG cTTTGCCAGATTCCTTTTCTTAACAACAGAAACACTGAAAA ATCCTCAAATGCCTATCTTCTATTTTACAGGAAGAAAG GCTCAGGCACAATGGAGGCGTGCTCAATCAGAGATCAAAACCTCTGCACCACTCAGGACTCTGGGGGTCAGTGGAAGGGTGACAACACAGAAACAGCTATTGGGAATTTGTATAAGATGAATGGTAGCACCCAAAACAGctgtaataaaacacaaatgaagCCTGAGGCCAGGGGTCCTGGCAAGGGAGAACTGAATCAGCCTGAGGAGATCGTGTCAGTAGAAAAAGAAATAGATTCACAAAACAAGTGGAGCGATGAGCAGAGATTAATTGAAGGGAGTAAACAGCCTGATAAGGAGGTCAGTTATCGTAAAGAAGACCGTTCTTCAGAAAGAGATTGTTCTGCACAGTGTCCTGAAAGTAAAAGGTTCAATAATCCTCCGCAAAAGTCATTGAATCAAGATGGCCCTCATCTTGATGATTATCACCAAAGGAGAAATAAGAGGACGGCTGATGCTtctaaaacacagaaacaagaaAGAAATGATGATGGTGGAGCCAATCTACATCAAGACAGTCCAAAGGTAGATGGAAGTGGAGAAGGCAAACAACAGGAAGATCAGAGACAGACAACAGGAAATAGTGAGAGGGataaaaatggcacagaaaagaAAGGGGACAAAGATTATGCATTTAGGACAAGAAAGGATCTGTCCAGTAGCAGTAAATATAAACATGTAAACGCAGAAGAGGACAGCCAGgcaggaaaaaggggaaaacctGGGGCAGAGTATTCTGACAGCCCTACACAGCCCTACCACCATGAAAGTCTGAAGGATACACAGAAGAGACAAATTAGACAAAAAGGACAGACTAGCCATCCGACACAAAACGAGCTTGACTtgaagaaaactgcaaaaccTAGTGATAAAAGAGGAGCGCCATTTACAGAACACCAGTGGGCTGAGAGAGACAAAGAAACAAGTCAACAAAAACTTCAAGTTGACACAAGTGAAGGATCGCAGGTCGCCGCAGCCACAGGGCATCATTCAAAACAGTCACTACTTGATGTCAAGACTGTGGACGAAAAGATCCTCAATGTTTATTCcagtggaaaaaagaaaaagaaaatacaaataataacaaCTATTGAGGAAACATTATATGGCagcattaaaagaaacaacaaaaacaacgagGATAATATTACCAGAAAATTTAGCATGGCAGATCATTTTCTGAACCCTTTTCaccagaaaaacaacatcacaCATCAAAGGAAGCCGTCAGAGGAGCAAATGAAGACAGATACAGTCCGAGAATGA
- the LOC105929787 gene encoding polyubiquitin-like, whose amino-acid sequence MGKIYQVVVHGLRGQKLMLDLCNTEEQMKTMTVGQLKERIAEKLPETAGQENLRLIFTDKELEGENSLLSDYGIQHMSVVHLVIRVPGGQTA is encoded by the exons ATGGGGAAAATCTACCAGGTAGTGGTTCATGGACTGAGAGGACAGAAGCTGATGCTCGACCTCTGCAACACCGAGGAGCAGATGAAGACGATGACGGTGGGACAGCTGAAGGAGAGGATCGCTGAGAAGCTCCCTGAGACCGCAG GACAGGAGAACCTGCGGCTGATCTTCACGGACAAGGAGCTGGAAGGAGAAAACTCTCTGCTGTCTGATTATGGAATCCAGCACATGTCTGTCGTCCATCTGGTGATCAGGGTCCCTGGAGGACAGACAGCATAA
- the LOC118565684 gene encoding probable E3 ubiquitin-protein ligase ARI7 yields MSKHPSPRSALRRFTLRLSMGSNKSTPQRKCYDPKDPSLKFVDREDDLDFLCEDFTSPRAEMSCGHAVTPTSLTNWCLKLLEDGKSSFVCGASGCNAVWSYEEVCKMALLTTEEMKHFKKTMDLNASDTRRCPGCKAPVARQNEFNLCVSCKTCTEKRGRLYEFCWQCQREWKGPKPRLDRCENDGCCNTALQTLKTCPDIVFDTVKGITGCPSIRACPTCGSLLEHKRNHCKHLTCPQCKIKFCFVCLKTFAECSKTSGISAPCSSGVAPRQTVIPVWRKENIITRL; encoded by the exons ATGTCTAAACACCCCTCACCACGATCTGCACTGCGCAG GTTTACCCTGCGACTCAGCATGGGCTCGAATAAATCCACTCCACAGAGGAAATGCTATGATCCCAAGGATCCTTCACTGAAATTTGTCGACCGAGAGGATGATCTGGACT TTTTATGTGAGGACTTCACGTCTCCAAGAGCTGAGATGTCCTGTGGTCATGCTGTGACCCCGACGTCTCTTACTAACTGGTGCCTTAAGTTGCTCGAAGAT GGAAAAAGCTCCTTTGTGTGTGGAGCGTCTGGCTGTAATGCTGTGTGGTCGTATGAGGAGGTCTGCAAGATGGCTCTGCTGACCACTGAGGAAATGAAGCACTTTAAGAAAACCATGGACCTCAATGCTTCTGATACAAGGAGG TGTCCTGGATGCAAGGCCCCTGTTgcgagacaaaatgaatttaatCTTTGTGTCAGCTGCAAAACGTGCACAGAAAAGAGAGGACGGCTCTATGAGTTCTGCTGGCAGTGCCAGAGGGAATGGAAAGGTCCAAAGCCGCGGCTGGACCGCTGTGAGAATGATGGCTGCTGCAACACGGCGCTGCAGACTCTGAAAACCTGCCCAGATATCGTCTTTGATACGGTGAAAGGAATCACTGGGTGTCCCTCCATCCGGGCCTGTCCCACCTGTGGATCACTGCTGGAGCATAAACGAAATCACTGCAAACATCTCACCTGTCCTCAGTGTAAGATCAAgttctgttttgtgtgtttgaagACTTTTGCTGAATGTTCAAAAACAAGCGGCATTTCAGCACCGTGCTCCAGTGGAGTTGCTCCCAGACAGACAGTTATCCCTGTgtggagaaaagaaaatattataaCACGACTGTGA
- the LOC105929785 gene encoding ubiquitin carboxyl-terminal hydrolase 26 isoform X2, whose translation MSWWSSTEAKYHGLVNHGATCYLNSVLQVLFMTEEFREAVNSPDDNRIDRHLKELFEKLPKRTASTRDILKALDVDNVYEQKDAAEYFERILKKTSENAAQIFHGQLTHRTTCLKCQREADNEGPFWHLPLELGASSGENYSVENGINMFFTPMTFEGENQMYCENCDAKVDATTKYVITHHPDVLLLLLKRFDFSYKYMSYIKINCDVDIPHTLKIPENQTYELYAVVEHVGDLRGGHYTAIIKPKDEEARWYTFNDTHVTPLCQIPFLNNRNTEKSSNAYLLFYRKKGSGTMEACSIRDQNLCTTQDSGGQWKGDNTETAIGNLYKMNGSTQNSCNKTQMKPEARGPGKGELNQPEEIVSVEKEIDSQNKWSDEQRLIEGSKQPDKEVSYRKEDRSSERDCSAQCPESKRFNNPPQKSLNQDGPHLDDYHQRRNKRTADASKTQKQERNDDGGANLHQDSPKVDGSGEGKQQEDQRQTTGNSERDKNGTEKKGDKDYAFRTRKDLSSSSKYKHVNAEEDSQAGKRGKPGAEYSDSPTQPYHHESLKDTQKRQIRQKGQTSHPTQNELDLKKTAKPSDKRGAPFTEHQWAERDKETSQQKLQVDTSEGSQVAAATGHHSKQSLLDVKTVDEKILNVYSSGKKKKKIQIITTIEETLYGSIKRNNKNNEDNITRKFSMADHFLNPFHQKNNITHQRKPSEEQMKTDTVRE comes from the exons AGGCTAAGTACCACGGCCTGGTCAACCATGGGGCAACGTGTTACCTGAACAGTGTGCTGCAGGTTCTGTTCATGACTGAAGAATTCAGAGAAGCTGTGAacag TCCTGATGATAATCGTATTGATCgtcatcttaaagaattgttTGAGAAATTACCGAAACGGACAGCGTCTACACGTGACATATTGAAAGCCCTTGATGTTGACAACG TGTATGAACAGAAAGACGCTGCAGAGTACTTTGAAAGGATCTTAAAGAAGACCAGTGAAAATGCAGCACAG ATCTTCCATGGACAGCTGACTCACAGGACCAcctgtttaaaatgtcagaGAGAGGCTGACAATGAAGGGCCATTCTGGCATCTTCCTCTTGAACTGGGAGCTTCCAGTGGTGAAAACTACAGCGTG gagAATGGcatcaacatgttttttacACCAATGACGTTTGAGGGAGAAAACCAGATGTACTGTGAGAATTGTGATGCTAAAGTTGATGCCACCACA AAATATGTAATAACTCACCATCCAGATGTCCTGCTTCTTCTGCTGAAGAGGTTTGACTTCAGCTACAAGTACATGTCATACATCAAAATCAACTGTGACGTCGATATTCCCCACACCTTAAAGATACCAGAG aatcagacatatgAGCTCTATGCAGTTGTGGAGCATGTTGGGGATCTCAGAGGTGGGCATTACACTGCCATAATCAAACCGAAAGATGAGGAAGCACGGTGGTACACCTTTAATGACACTCATGTCACACCG cTTTGCCAGATTCCTTTTCTTAACAACAGAAACACTGAAAA ATCCTCAAATGCCTATCTTCTATTTTACAGGAAGAAAG GCTCAGGCACAATGGAGGCGTGCTCAATCAGAGATCAAAACCTCTGCACCACTCAGGACTCTGGGGGTCAGTGGAAGGGTGACAACACAGAAACAGCTATTGGGAATTTGTATAAGATGAATGGTAGCACCCAAAACAGctgtaataaaacacaaatgaagCCTGAGGCCAGGGGTCCTGGCAAGGGAGAACTGAATCAGCCTGAGGAGATCGTGTCAGTAGAAAAAGAAATAGATTCACAAAACAAGTGGAGCGATGAGCAGAGATTAATTGAAGGGAGTAAACAGCCTGATAAGGAGGTCAGTTATCGTAAAGAAGACCGTTCTTCAGAAAGAGATTGTTCTGCACAGTGTCCTGAAAGTAAAAGGTTCAATAATCCTCCGCAAAAGTCATTGAATCAAGATGGCCCTCATCTTGATGATTATCACCAAAGGAGAAATAAGAGGACGGCTGATGCTtctaaaacacagaaacaagaaAGAAATGATGATGGTGGAGCCAATCTACATCAAGACAGTCCAAAGGTAGATGGAAGTGGAGAAGGCAAACAACAGGAAGATCAGAGACAGACAACAGGAAATAGTGAGAGGGataaaaatggcacagaaaagaAAGGGGACAAAGATTATGCATTTAGGACAAGAAAGGATCTGTCCAGTAGCAGTAAATATAAACATGTAAACGCAGAAGAGGACAGCCAGgcaggaaaaaggggaaaacctGGGGCAGAGTATTCTGACAGCCCTACACAGCCCTACCACCATGAAAGTCTGAAGGATACACAGAAGAGACAAATTAGACAAAAAGGACAGACTAGCCATCCGACACAAAACGAGCTTGACTtgaagaaaactgcaaaaccTAGTGATAAAAGAGGAGCGCCATTTACAGAACACCAGTGGGCTGAGAGAGACAAAGAAACAAGTCAACAAAAACTTCAAGTTGACACAAGTGAAGGATCGCAGGTCGCCGCAGCCACAGGGCATCATTCAAAACAGTCACTACTTGATGTCAAGACTGTGGACGAAAAGATCCTCAATGTTTATTCcagtggaaaaaagaaaaagaaaatacaaataataacaaCTATTGAGGAAACATTATATGGCagcattaaaagaaacaacaaaaacaacgagGATAATATTACCAGAAAATTTAGCATGGCAGATCATTTTCTGAACCCTTTTCaccagaaaaacaacatcacaCATCAAAGGAAGCCGTCAGAGGAGCAAATGAAGACAGATACAGTCCGAGAATGA
- the si:ch211-212k18.15 gene encoding uncharacterized protein si:ch211-212k18.15, whose amino-acid sequence MSRPGQDEKRYDRRDTTLKFVNRPDALDPMPPDEGDDGLRAEMSCGHAVTPQSLTAWCRSLLDQGQYKFKCPALKDGTLQQCGALWSYQEVRRLAVLTAAEMQHFEENIARLAATEYCDFKTCPGCKSFIEREDLTNLCIECLVCAADQKEEIQFCWQCLKPWKGPAPCSDRCSNDGCINHDLELLRTCKTTSLPQVQGVDACPSIRACPTCGHKVEHDKTGCKNIICPRCQVEFCFVCLKLTPECLKTSSYFIPCSDGVAPRQTSIPVWHRN is encoded by the exons ATGAGTAGACCGGGTCAGGACGAGAAACGATACGACCGAAGAGACACGACCCTGAAATTCGTCAACAGACCCGATGCTCTGGATCCGATGC CGCCCGACGAAGGAGATGATGGTCTCCGAGCTGAGATGTCCTGCGGTCATGCTGTAACCCCGCAGTCTCTCACTGCGTGGTGCCGCAGCCTGCTGGATCAG GGCCAGTACAAATTTAAGTGCCCAGCCCTGAAGGATGGCACCCTGCAACAATGTGGAGCTCTGTGGTCTTATCAGGAAGTGCGCCGCCTGGCCGTCCTGACCGCCGCTGAAATGCAGCACTTTGAAGAGAACATTGCGCGTCTGGCAGCTACAGAGTACTGTGATTTTAAAACT TGTCCTGGCTGTAAGTCCTTCATTGAGAGAGAGGACCTGACTAACCTTTGTATAGAGTGCCTAGTGTGCGCTGCAGATCAGAAGGAAGAGATCCAGTTCTGCTGGCAGTGCTTGAAGCCTTGGAAAGGTCCAGCTCCATGCTCTGATCGCTGCAGTAACGACGGCTGCATCAACCATGACCTGGAACTCCTCAGGACCTGCAAGACCACCTCCCTCCCTCAGGTGCAGGGGGTCGATGCCTGTCCCTCCATCCGGGCCTGTCCCACCTGTGGACATAAGGTGGAGCACGACAAGACGGGCTGCAAGAACATCATCTGTCCTCGCTGCCAGGTGGAGTTCTGCTTCGTGTGTCTGAAGCTCACTCCTGAGTGTCTGAAGACCAGTTCCTACTTCATCCCCTGCAGTGATGGCGTGGCTCCCAGACAGACGTCCATACCTGTGTGGCACAGAAACTAA